TCTCGCCATCGCCGCGCCCCTCTCAGCGCAGCAGCAGGATGCGCGGGCCGATGGAAAGGCCTTTGGCGAAAGCCTGTTCGGCGAAGCGCAAGAAGCTGCCAGATCGCAGCCCGATGCAGCAAACCTGCCCAACTACGACCGCAACGCCGTGCGAAACTTGGAAACGCTCGCCGACGATCCCGACCGGATCGAAAGCAATGCGGCCGCCGCTGCTACCGGACACCAGGGCTACCGGGCGATGCGCGACAGCGTGGCCAATCGCGCGCGCTTCGATCCGAGTGAGATCGAGGACGTCATTGCGCGCAGCCTCGCCATCAACGAGACCCCGCTCGACTACACCAGCGGCATGGCAATCTCGGGTGGCCAGGGCAATTGTGTCCCGCTGCCGCCCGGCTCGGGCTCGGCGGGAACCTATACTGCGACCTGCAACACCGGCACGCGGATCGACCAGACAGCGGGCCAGTGCGCGGTGCCGCTCGTTGCCAGCGTGACCCGGCGCCAGCAATGGCATTATCTCTGCAATGAGACGAGCACAGTCTATGGATATCCCTGGTGCTCGGCATTCGATGGCGGCTCGTGCCGGATCACCGGGTATCGGCCTGGGCCCTGCCTTCAGTGGCGGCAGGACCAGTTCTACAGATACTGCACCGAACCTGGCGATCCCATCGCCGAAATCACATGCGACACTCCAGATGCGCGCTACACGCCCTATGCGGTGACCACCGACAGCACGGTCAATACCTTTTCCGACGAGAGCCAGTGCACCAGCTTTGCCGACAATGCCAACTGCACACTCGATGCAGATATCTGCACCGATGCCGATCCGCAGACCCGCGTGGTCGATGGCGTCTCGGTCACCCGGCCCTGCTGGGAATGGCAGCACAGCTACACCTGCACATCGCGCGAGGCGGCGACCGACTGTTCGGAAATCGAGAGCCAGGGCACCTGTCGGTTCATCCGCGAGGAATGCCTCACCGACGAGACGCCCTGCGAGACCTGGGAGCACATCTACGAATGCCCCCTCCCCGGAACTGAAAGTTCCACCCAATATGTCTGCGACGGCGACGTCTATTGCATCGATGGCAGCTGCGAGACGATCGAGCGCACCGCCAACGACGAGTTCAAGGATGCGGCGGTCGCATTGCACGCCATGGACGAGGCGCGCGGCCAGTTCGATCCGAACACGCTGACGCTGTTCCGCGGCACGCGCAACACCTGCTCGTCCAAGGTCTTCGGCGTCCTCAATTGTTGCAAGGGCAAGGGCTTCCCGCTCATTCCAGGTATTAGCCTGCTGGTCGCGCTCGGCTGCAACCGCGAGGAAGTGCTGCTCCACGAACGCGACGCGCAGGGGCTGTGCGCTTATGTCGGGACCTATTGTTCGGACAAGTTCCTTGGCGTCTGCCTGACGAAGAAGAAGGTCTATTGCTGTTTCGAGAGCAAGCTCTCGCGGATCCTGCAAGAACAGGGCCGCAAGCAGCTCCCCAAGCCATGGGACAAGCCCAAAGAAGAACAATGTGAGGGGTTCACTCTCGACGAGTTTGCCCGGCTCGACCTCAGCCGGATGGATTTCAGCGAGGTCTATGCCGAGTTCACCGATGCCGCACGGCTGCCGGACGAACTCGAGACCAGCATCCTCATCCAGCAAAAGATCGAAGATTATTACGCAAGGGGCGGCCAATGACCCATCTGCATCACCTCACGGCGCTCGCGCTCGGCGTAGCTGCCCTGCCCAACACTTCGGCCCAGGCTCAGGAGCGGCAGGACACAAGATCGACCACCGCTGCCGACGCGCTCTACTGCGAAGAGCGCAGGCTCGGCTACTGGTTCTACTGCATGAAGCCCGCTCCCATTGAAGAGCCACAACAGCCTGAAGCCGAGCCGGTCGCGGCAACGCAGGAACTCGACGCGATCACCTCCGAGCTGCGCGAACTCAAGGCGCGAGCGATCCTATATCCTACCGAGGCCAATGTAGCGGCCTATATCCGCTTCCAGCGCGCGCAGCTCGACCGCGCCTCGCTGTTCTCCGATGTCTGGCAGCGGGCGATCTGGAGGGACCCGGACCTCGACTACACGCTTGAACGCCCCGTCGGAGCGGTCGCCAAGAAGCAGTGGCAGGATGCCCGCAGCGCGGAGCGCGATCACGTCATGGCAACGCTCTCGCAGCGCTACGGCCTTTTCTATTTCTTCAGTTCGACCTGCGGACCGTGCGAAGTGATGAGCCCGATCGTGAAGGGCGTCGCCGACCGCTGGCGGATCACCGTGCGCGCGATCTCCACCGATGGCGGTCCATCTAGGCATTTTCCCGACTATCGGGTCGAGACGAACCAGCGCGGCAAGCTTGGTCTCGAAGGCAAAGCCACCCCCGCCCTGGTGCTGTGGGACAGCGTGACCAAACGCCCGATTCCGATCGGCTACGGCGTGCTCTCGGCCGACGAGCTCCAGGACCGCATCTACCTTCTCACCTCCAAGGAAGCAGGACATGATTACTAGCATCCGCAATGCGGCATTGACCCTCGCCGCCGCCAGCCTGGTCGCATCACCTGTCGCCGCGAACGTTGGCGACAGCATGGACCGCTTCATGGACGACATGGGCGCGGCGGCGAATGTGACGGGCCCGACCGCCTTCGAAGGCCAGTCGGCGGGCTATTACAGCCTAGGCAATGTCTGGACACGCTTCCCTCAGAAGACGACCAACATCTCCAATCTCCAGCTGCCGCGCGCAAGGGCGGGCTGCGGAGGCATCGATATCTTTGCCGGGTCTTTTTCCTTCATCAATGCGAGCGAGATGGTCGCGCTCCTGAAAGCCGTCGCCAACAACGCGGTCGGCTTTGCTTTCAGCCTCGCGATCGACACCGTCTGTCCCGAGTGCAACAAGATCATGCAGGAGTTTTCGCAGAAGGCTCAGCTCATGAACAATCTCTCGATCAACTCCTGCGAAATGGCGCAGGGGCTGGTCGGAGGCCTCTGGCCCAAGGGCGATCTCGCCGACAAGGCGATCTGCGAAGCGATCGGCAATTCCGAGGGCATCTTCACCGACTATGCCGCGGCCAAGCACGGTTGCGGGACGCGCGGCCAGCGCACCTCGACCAACGAGGGCGCCGGTGCCGACTATGCCGACATCAATCCGGGCGTAGCGCGCAATTACACCTGGCATGTCCTCAAAAAGAGCGCCTTCTTCAATCCCGGCGGGACATTCGACCGCGAGCTTGCCGAATACGCCATGACGCTGATCGGCACGGTGATCTACATGCCGCCCAAGGACGAGGAGCCAGGCAAGTTCGTGCCTTTCGCCGGTGATGCCTCTTCTACTTTGGTGAGCGCGCTGCTCGACGGGACGCAGGGCCAGACCGTGCGCGTCTTCCGCTGCGACGAAACCGATCTCTGCCTCAATCCGACCTTCGAGCAGATGAGTCTTTCCAACGCCAAGGCAATCCGCCCGCGCGTCGCGCTCCTCATCGGCAACATGGTCGGTGCAATCCGCACCGACACCGCAATTGGCAATGCGGAG
This DNA window, taken from Qipengyuania seohaensis, encodes the following:
- a CDS encoding conjugal transfer protein TraH, with the protein product MITSIRNAALTLAAASLVASPVAANVGDSMDRFMDDMGAAANVTGPTAFEGQSAGYYSLGNVWTRFPQKTTNISNLQLPRARAGCGGIDIFAGSFSFINASEMVALLKAVANNAVGFAFSLAIDTVCPECNKIMQEFSQKAQLMNNLSINSCEMAQGLVGGLWPKGDLADKAICEAIGNSEGIFTDYAAAKHGCGTRGQRTSTNEGAGADYADINPGVARNYTWHVLKKSAFFNPGGTFDRELAEYAMTLIGTVIYMPPKDEEPGKFVPFAGDASSTLVSALLDGTQGQTVRVFRCDETDLCLNPTFEQMSLSNAKAIRPRVALLIGNMVGAIRTDTAIGNAEKELLQVASVPLYKILTVQAAYGRGMPTDDRDTLAEIASIDLLYAILDRIVSEAGRSMASFIAADEAKLAIWRGQVAEVRSGLIQRQATGQAKVSAIMQIIEKTAMIENALAASMSPSMSAALDWSRGLQSRSIVP
- a CDS encoding conjugal transfer protein TraF gives rise to the protein MTHLHHLTALALGVAALPNTSAQAQERQDTRSTTAADALYCEERRLGYWFYCMKPAPIEEPQQPEAEPVAATQELDAITSELRELKARAILYPTEANVAAYIRFQRAQLDRASLFSDVWQRAIWRDPDLDYTLERPVGAVAKKQWQDARSAERDHVMATLSQRYGLFYFFSSTCGPCEVMSPIVKGVADRWRITVRAISTDGGPSRHFPDYRVETNQRGKLGLEGKATPALVLWDSVTKRPIPIGYGVLSADELQDRIYLLTSKEAGHDY
- a CDS encoding conjugal transfer protein TraN encodes the protein MTIVKSICLGLFALLAIAAPLSAQQQDARADGKAFGESLFGEAQEAARSQPDAANLPNYDRNAVRNLETLADDPDRIESNAAAAATGHQGYRAMRDSVANRARFDPSEIEDVIARSLAINETPLDYTSGMAISGGQGNCVPLPPGSGSAGTYTATCNTGTRIDQTAGQCAVPLVASVTRRQQWHYLCNETSTVYGYPWCSAFDGGSCRITGYRPGPCLQWRQDQFYRYCTEPGDPIAEITCDTPDARYTPYAVTTDSTVNTFSDESQCTSFADNANCTLDADICTDADPQTRVVDGVSVTRPCWEWQHSYTCTSREAATDCSEIESQGTCRFIREECLTDETPCETWEHIYECPLPGTESSTQYVCDGDVYCIDGSCETIERTANDEFKDAAVALHAMDEARGQFDPNTLTLFRGTRNTCSSKVFGVLNCCKGKGFPLIPGISLLVALGCNREEVLLHERDAQGLCAYVGTYCSDKFLGVCLTKKKVYCCFESKLSRILQEQGRKQLPKPWDKPKEEQCEGFTLDEFARLDLSRMDFSEVYAEFTDAARLPDELETSILIQQKIEDYYARGGQ